The Vitis vinifera cultivar Pinot Noir 40024 chromosome 12, ASM3070453v1 genome has a segment encoding these proteins:
- the LOC100267688 gene encoding WRKY transcription factor 71, translating into MSDENRSTPYHHDPFCHDQNRVSGAGFPFFCEKPAIFNQGVTPSPQGLHATDPSYMTFTDYLHGSLDYNTLSKAFDMSCSSSEVISPVDNDSGKGTASHEHPSTPNSLDTSSSTEAITEDSGKSKHKPDLQGGGCEDGDENSKKANKSKKKGEKRPKEPRFAFMTKSEIDHLEDGYRWRKYGQKAVKNSPYPRSYYRCTTQKCTVKKRVERSFQDPSIVITTYEGQHNHPCPATIRGNAAAMLPTSFFSSATVGSSFPQEFLTQMLPPNNQSGPNSMYYHNITPHHQQQFQLPDYGLLQDIVPSFIRKQEP; encoded by the exons atgTCTGATGAGAATAGGAGTACTCCTTACCACCACGATCCTTTCTGTCATGACCAAAATAGGGTTAGTGGGGCTGGCTTCCCATTCTTTTGTGAGAAGCCGGCCATCTTCAATCAAGGAGTGACTCCTTCACCGCAAGGCCTACACGCTACTGATCCCTCCTACATGACCTTCACTGACTACTTACATGGCTCTCTCGACTACAACACCCTTTCAAAGGCCTTTGACATGTCTTGCTCTTCATCCGAAGTCATCTCTCCAGTCGACAATGATTCGGGAAAGGGTACAGCCAGTCATGAACATCCCTCCACGCCTAATTCCTTGGACACTTCTTCTTCCACTGAGGCCATCACTGAAGATTCCGGGAAGAGTAAGCATAAGCCTGATCTGCAGGGAGGAGGGTGTGAAGATGGAGATGAAAATTCTAAGAAAGC GAATAAATCGAAGAAGAAAGGAGAGAAACGGCCAAAGGAACCACGGTTTGCTTTCATGACTAAGAGCGAGATCGATCATCTTGAGGATGGATACAGATGGAGAAAATACGGACAGAAGGCAGTCAAGAATAGCCCTTACCCAAG AAGTTATTACAGATGCACCACTCAGAAATGCACTGTGAAGAAACGAGTTGAAAGATCATTTCAAGATCCCTCCATTGTGATCACTACATATGAAGGACAGCACAACCATCCATGTCCGGCTACGATAAGAGGCAATGCTGCTGCAATGTTGCCAACTTCATTTTTCTCATCTGCTACAGTGGGATCTAGCTTCCCTCAGGAGTTTCTGACTCAGATGCTTCCCCCAAATAATCAAAGCGGTCCGAACTCTATGTACTATCACAACATTACTCCCCACCACCAGCAGCAGTTCCAACTTCCTGACTACGGATTATTGCAAGATATAGTTCCCTCTTTCATCCGCAAGCAGGAGCCATGA